GAGCTCCGCGCGCGGCAGCGCGCGGCTGATCAGGCCGAGCTCGGCGGCGCGCGCCGCGGGGAAGCGGTTGCCGCGCAGGAAGACCTCGAGGGCGTCGCCGCGGCGCAGCTTCGGCAGGCACACCACCGAGATGATGGCCGGCACCACGCCGAGCCGGACCTCGGTGAAGCCGAAGTGCACGTCGTCGGCCGCGATCGCGATGTCGAGCGCCGCCGCCAGGCCGTTGCCGCCGCCCACCACGTGGCCCGCGATGCGCCCGACCACCGGCGTCGGCGAGCGCTGGATCTCACCGAGGAGCTCCTCGAAGGCGCCGAGCCCCGCGCGGCCCCGGGGCGCGCCCGCGCGCTCCTTCAGGTTGGCGCCGGCGCAGAAGGTCGTGCCCTCGTTCGTCACGACGAGGGCGCGGATCGCCGGGTCGGCGTTGGCGGCCTGCAGCGCCTCGCGCAGGCCGGCGACCAGCGCCGCCCCGAGCGCGTTGCGGTTGTCGAGATCGGCGAGCGTGGCCGTCATCACGCCGCGCTCGATCGTGACCCGTACCGGCTCCATCCTGGGCTCCCCGCGGCTTCGGTAATCGGCCTTGCGGCACATTACCGGCCGTGCCACGCTCGGTCAATCGCACCGCGAGCCGAGGGACGCCGACCATGAACGTGCTCCATGCCCCGCCCCTGCGTTCGAGCCTGGACCCGCGGCTGCCGGAGTTCGCGGAGAACCGCGCCGCGATGCTCGAGAAGCTCGCGGAGATCGACCGCCTGCTCGACGAGGCGGCCGCCGGCGGCGGGCCCGAGGCGCACGCGCGCCTCGCCCAGCGCGGCAAGCTCCCCGTGCGCGAGCGGATCGCGCTCGCCCTCGACCCCGACAGCCCCTTCCTCGAGCTGAGCGCGCTCGCCGCCTACGACTCGGACTACGCGATCGGCGGCGGCGCGGTCCTCGGCATCGGGGTCATCG
The sequence above is drawn from the Deltaproteobacteria bacterium genome and encodes:
- a CDS encoding enoyl-CoA hydratase-related protein — protein: MEPVRVTIERGVMTATLADLDNRNALGAALVAGLREALQAANADPAIRALVVTNEGTTFCAGANLKERAGAPRGRAGLGAFEELLGEIQRSPTPVVGRIAGHVVGGGNGLAAALDIAIAADDVHFGFTEVRLGVVPAIISVVCLPKLRRGDALEVFLRGNRFPAARAAELGLISRALPRAELDAAVDEVLADLRKGGPQALGAAKRLVYEVPAMRDEEAFAYTGALSRELFAGDEAREGMAAFLGRRPAAWAKQEP